From Sphingobacteriales bacterium:
AAACGGAACGATAAAAAATTTTGACTACGAAAGCGCATTGGGGCAAAAAACAATCAGTATTTTTATTGACAATTTGCTTGCCGATAGCGAAGGGGCCTATATAACCCCCAATAACAACGGGCAATTTGCCATAGAAGTTAGTTTACCCAAACCCGGCCCTTTTATTTTGCGGTTTGCAAATATGCAGTTTGTGCTGCTGCTACAGCCTGGGAAAAATTTATACCTCGAATTTGACGCCAACAACCCACTGCAAAGTTTGAGTTTTGGGGGTGAATTAGCCAACGACCACTGGTTTTTAAAAGCATACACCCAAACGTTTAATAAAGAAGTTTTAGATGCCCAAACCAAAGCATTGATAGACGAAAAAATGAGTTGGCCAGTGTATAACAGTTTTTGCGAACGGCAAATATTTAAAGAATATGAATTTGTAGAAAATTTTAAAACAAATAACCACCTTTCGGAAGCTATGATGGCCTATATTGATTATGAAATTAAATATCAGTGGGCGTTCCGGAAAATGCAATACTTTTTTTCCTCAGCTAACGCCCTAAGCGATGGTTATATCGAATTATTTAGTCAATACCAAAACCTTAACGATACCGAGGCGTTAGTATCAAGTAAGTATAAGTATTTTTTATATCAAAACCTTTATCAAACACTTTTGCGCACCAACCCCGATGCCATTGAAAGAAGCCGCAACGGTTTAACATATTGGCAAATTGAAGGCTATGATTTAGCCAAAAAGATATACAAAGGAAAATGCCTTGAATATATTGCGGCACGGCTAATTATTGATTTATTGAAAGAGGGGTCTCCCGAAGCAGTCAGTATTTTTGACGACTATAAAGATTATGCCACCGATGTGCTTATTTTAAATTTACTTGAAGACCGCTACAAACGTTATGCACAGCGCGAGTGCCAAATTCCACCCAACACCAATTTGAATATAATTGCCGAATCAGACAATACTACATTTACCGACATACTAAACAAATACCGCGGGAAAGTAATATACGCTACTTTTTGGTCAACATGGTGCCATGTTTGCCGCGAACATCTTGAATACGCCCGTAAATTACAGTCGCGTTTTGATTCAACTCAAGTCGTATTTGTTTATTTCTCGCGCGATAACGTAGCTGCCAACTGGCAAAAAGAAATTAGTTGCAACAAAATTGCGGGTGAACACTATCTCATAAACACACAATTAATGAATGCCGCATATATGGATTGGAATTTTGTAACGCAGCCAAAATATTTGTTGTTTGATGCAAATGGCCAATTAGTAAGTATTGACGCACCCAGCCCCGAAGATGCCCAATTAGAAAAATTAATAAGAAGCTTTTTACCTTAGTTTTTTGAAGCAATATTTATTTTTTTTTAATCTATAAATTAACCATACAATTTATTGCTATATTTGTTTCTCTCTATTGTTTGTAGCGCCTTGTTAATTGCCCTTTTTAAGTTTTTTGAGCGCTACAATATAAAGTTGATACCCGTCATAACAGTAAACTTTGTTACTTGTTTAATATGTGGATGGTTAGTAATGTCAAACAAGATGGCCACAGACGGAGGATACATTTGGCAACGTCCTTGGTTCTCTTCAGTTTTGGCTTTGGGCATCCTTTTTATTTCCGGAATTAGATTGGTTGGAATTTGTACCCAGCAAAACGGGGTTGCCACTGCCGCAATTGCCCAAAAAGCATCGCTAATTATGCCAGTTACAGCGGGTTTATTATGGTTTAACGACAATTTTACCTGGTTAAAATTATTTGGAATTATTTTGGCTATTGTGGCTATTGTTTTAACCTCCTTACCCCCGCCACAAAAAAATATAAATTCGTCTTCCCCCAGCCAAGGCAAAACAAATATTACGTTTAACTGGAAACTACCCTTGTTAGTATTAGTTGTTTCGGGCACTAGCGAGGTTATTTTTAAATATACACAAGCTAACTATTTGCAGCCAAACGAAAACGCAATTTTTACAACTTGCATTTTTGCCGTAGCTGCCATTATTGGCGTGGTATGGTTCTTTTACTTGAAGGTAAAAAAGCAAATTTCGCTTGCCTGGGCTGATGTGGCTGGTGGAATTTTGTTGGGAGTGCCTAATTACTTTTCGGTATATTTCTTTGTTCGGGCGTTACAAACAACCGGATTTGAGGCATCAGTATTTTTTCCTGTTTTAAATATTGGGGTAGTGTTAACCGCTGCTGCTATTGCCGCCCTGGTGTTTAAAGAGCATTTTTATAGGCAAAAAATAGCCGGATTAATTTTGGCTGTTATGGCTATTGCTTTGCTCCTTTTGGGTCGGTAAACATTTAGAGACTGTCTAAAAATTAAAAATTGGCATGCCAGTCCTAAAAATTGATAGGAAAAAAGTTATTAAAAGAGATGTGAATAAAAGACTATCAGTTTGACGTTTAAATAATAATTCATAGCTTTATGAAAATCAAACACATAAAGTAAAATGAAAACCTACCCAAGCAGTCTCACCGATAGTCAATGGAGTGCAATATTAGGCATTTTAGACGACAAACGGAAACGAAAACACAGTTTAAGAGAAATTTTTAATGCGCTGTTCTATTTGCTTAAAACTGGCTGTCAATGGCGCATGCTGCCGTTCCATTTTCCGTCATGGAAGCTTGTTTACTACTATTTTACCAAGTGGAAGAAGGATGGGACGATAGAACTCATCCATGAAATACTCAGGGATAAGACTCGAAAGCAAGCAGGCAGGGCTTCATCGCCAAGTGTTGGTATAATTGATAGCCAGAGCGTAAAGACAACAAGCGTCGGAGGCTTGTGCAGAGGGATTGACGGGGGTAAAAAAGTTAAAGGCAGAAAGCGGCATATTATTGTAGATACAATGGGACTACTTTTAGCGGTTGTGGTTCATGCGGCAAATGAGCATGACAGTAAATCAGCCCCAATGGTTATAGCTGACCTCAGAGGCAGGTTTTGCAGATTGGTAAAGATAGTAGCTGATGGCGGGTATAGAGGCGAGTTAATTGAAAATACCCGCAAAACGTTTGGGTGGGTGGTTGAGGTTGTAAGTAGATCGAATACAGCCTCGAAATTCGAAGTATTGCCAAAAAAGATGGATTGTTGAAAGAACTTTTGCATTGCTCGAAAGCTATCGAAGATTGAGTAAAGACTTTGAGTTCCAAACCGAAACGAGCCAGACAATGATCCAACTTGCCATGATAAAATTGATGCTTAATAGAATTAGAAAATAAAATTTAGACAGGCTCTTAACAAATAGACCCTAATTAAAAAAACGCCAAAAGTCTAAACTTTCGGCGTTTTAATCAAAAAAAATCACTAAATCCTTGTTACACAATATACGCTTATGAGGACATAAATATTGTGCCAGTTCTAATTTTTTTATTGCAAAACTATTTTTTTATGTAAACATTTATCGTTCAACCGCACTTGCAAAACATAAACACCCGAGGGTTGATTGCTCACATCAACTAAATGCTTGTAAGCACCCGAAAAGTCATTAATTTGTTCGTTGTAAGCTGTATTTCCGGCTAAATCATAAATACGAACATCTAATTTGCCGCGTTCCGAAGCCTCAAAGCTCAATTCGAATTTGCCATCGCTGGGGTTTGGCGAGAACAATAGATTTGTTATTTCCGGAAGATCCGTTTTGGGCAATGTAAAACCTTTTTCACTCATGTTTGCTTCATCTTCTTTTGTTAAATCGGCCACTCTAACATCTTTCCGGAGGATGATAATAGTATTGCGCTTGGTTTTGTTTCCTAACTCATTGTTACCATCATAGCCGTCAATATTAATATCAATATCTAAGTTTTTGAGTTCATTTTTTAGGTTTTCCATTTCTTGTTTTAGCTCGGGCGACATATTTTCAAAGTTTTTACCCCACTGTTCAGCCCACTTATCTAATTCCATATTATTAAAATTATCAAAGTTGAAGTCAAATTTTTCAGGCATATTCCAGCCAATTTCTCCTTTAAGCACAGCTTTGGCAGTTAAGGTTTGCCCGTTGCGTTGGTAGCTTATGGTAATTTCATCGCCAGGTTTATGGGTAGCCAAATTTGCTACTAAATCATCGTAATTATTAAGGGTTTGGCCGTCAATTGATTTGATGATATCGCCAACCTGTAGGCCGGCAATTTGTGCTGCCCCCTCCTCAACAAGACGGTCAACAACAATTGGTGAAGCCGTTATCTTGGTGTTGTTTTGGTCATCAGACTCAATATTTACCTCATTTTTTATATACACCCCTAATCGAGCTTTATTATTATTTTTTTTACCGTTGTTCTCCCAATTTAAGGGCATATCGTTGGGCGAGTAAAACTGCCAATTTTCAGGTGCGGCAGGTGTTTCAATACTAATTTTTGGCGCCAACTCGGCTGCGCTAACCAAAGTAATATCAACAGTTTTTGACTCGGTGTTGCGTGTAAAACTCACTTTTACCACATCACCTGGTTTATGGGTAGCTATAATTGTTAATAGGTCGTTGTAGGTTTTGGTAGGTTTGCCATCAATGGCAGTAATTATATCGCCCACTTCAAGTCCGGCTGCTTTTGCACCGCCTTTATCGTTTAGGGCGGTAATTTGTGGGCCGGCTTCGGCAGTATTCAGGCTAATGCCCATCCGCGCTGAGTTAGGGTCAACAGGCTCGGGCGCATTGAAAGAATTAATATTGGTTTGTTTTTTATCGCAGCAGGAATTGCTTGTAAATTCGTTTCCGGAAGCTTTTAAAACAATATCAACCGTTTTTTTATTGCCGTCGCGTTTAAATTGCACCTTAACATTGTCTCCGGGTTTATGGGCTTTAACAATAGTTTTTACCTCATCGGCAGTGCGCACTTTATCGCCTGCAATTTTTAGCAAAACATCGCCTGCACGTAGTCCGGCGGCATCAGCGGGTGTGTTGCGCCGTACATCACTAATGCGTACACCTTTTACGTCGCTATTGGTGTTTTCATCGAGTACCACTCCCAAGCGTGCTTCTTTTTGAGCCTCATCATTGCCGTTATGATTGCATCCGGGATTAAAATCGCCCGCGCATTTGCCGCCATCTTTCCAAAATTGGCCATCGGGTTTATTAAACATAAATATTTCTTCGTTAGGCATGTGTCCGGGAAAATTGGGTGGCATTGGTAGTGCATTGTCGGGGGTTTCGGTAATAATCATGACCCTCTTTTCAACGCTATTGCCATTTTGGGGGCTGTCTTCGGCATCGTCAAAACCATATTGTTTCATTACGGCATCCATATCTATTGCGCCATTTGGAGGCAAGTCAATGGTTTCTTCAACTTCGGTAATTTTACCGTCAATATTTTTGTATATTTTAATTTTTGCCTGCCCCTTCCCTACATTTACGGGGGGGGGCGGTGGAGTTGGTAAATTTTGAGC
This genomic window contains:
- a CDS encoding redoxin family protein, with product MILNGTIKNFDYESALGQKTISIFIDNLLADSEGAYITPNNNGQFAIEVSLPKPGPFILRFANMQFVLLLQPGKNLYLEFDANNPLQSLSFGGELANDHWFLKAYTQTFNKEVLDAQTKALIDEKMSWPVYNSFCERQIFKEYEFVENFKTNNHLSEAMMAYIDYEIKYQWAFRKMQYFFSSANALSDGYIELFSQYQNLNDTEALVSSKYKYFLYQNLYQTLLRTNPDAIERSRNGLTYWQIEGYDLAKKIYKGKCLEYIAARLIIDLLKEGSPEAVSIFDDYKDYATDVLILNLLEDRYKRYAQRECQIPPNTNLNIIAESDNTTFTDILNKYRGKVIYATFWSTWCHVCREHLEYARKLQSRFDSTQVVFVYFSRDNVAANWQKEISCNKIAGEHYLINTQLMNAAYMDWNFVTQPKYLLFDANGQLVSIDAPSPEDAQLEKLIRSFLP
- a CDS encoding PDZ domain-containing protein, encoding MQTRFLILAIFASCLTYEANAQNLPTPPPPPVNVGKGQAKIKIYKNIDGKITEVEETIDLPPNGAIDMDAVMKQYGFDDAEDSPQNGNSVEKRVMIITETPDNALPMPPNFPGHMPNEEIFMFNKPDGQFWKDGGKCAGDFNPGCNHNGNDEAQKEARLGVVLDENTNSDVKGVRISDVRRNTPADAAGLRAGDVLLKIAGDKVRTADEVKTIVKAHKPGDNVKVQFKRDGNKKTVDIVLKASGNEFTSNSCCDKKQTNINSFNAPEPVDPNSARMGISLNTAEAGPQITALNDKGGAKAAGLEVGDIITAIDGKPTKTYNDLLTIIATHKPGDVVKVSFTRNTESKTVDITLVSAAELAPKISIETPAAPENWQFYSPNDMPLNWENNGKKNNNKARLGVYIKNEVNIESDDQNNTKITASPIVVDRLVEEGAAQIAGLQVGDIIKSIDGQTLNNYDDLVANLATHKPGDEITISYQRNGQTLTAKAVLKGEIGWNMPEKFDFNFDNFNNMELDKWAEQWGKNFENMSPELKQEMENLKNELKNLDIDINIDGYDGNNELGNKTKRNTIIILRKDVRVADLTKEDEANMSEKGFTLPKTDLPEITNLLFSPNPSDGKFELSFEASERGKLDVRIYDLAGNTAYNEQINDFSGAYKHLVDVSNQPSGVYVLQVRLNDKCLHKKIVLQ